AACCAATTAATTGTTTGGAAACCCTCTTGCTTGGCATGACTCTTATAGGTGAAGTGTTTGTCGATATTGAATGCAGCCTCTCCCCTGAAAACAAACTGTCCGACGGGTACGGAGAGGTCGCCGCCGACAAATCCCATACGATAATAGCGAGGGCTAACGATGATTTCCGTCGGCGCAATGCCCTGTACTTCGATGACGGGCATCTTGTTCCATGTATGCAATGCAGCCAAAGCGAAGTCGATACCGGAGAGCGTAGTGCTCCATCGCGCACCGTACTCGATATTGGCAACCTTGAAGGCCGGTTTGCCGGCTTCTTCTTTCCAGACGATATTCATCCCCTGAGCAATGGGGGAAAGGGAGAAGATATTCCAAGGATTGCGAGGATCCACAGGCAGACGGTACCCCTCGAATACAGGCAGTACCACGACTTCCACTTTCATCGATTCGTTGAAGACAGAGAAACGCAATGCATTGACCGGCATACGAATATCATCGTAATCCTGTGCCAGAAACTCGGTCATATCCATCGGGGAGATCAGATCCGTGATGCGCACACCGTCGGCAGCCCCCCAAATGACAATCTGTCGTCCGAGGCGCAACCCCCAATGCTCTTCCTGATGCTCGAAGAAGGCTTCACGTAAACGTAAGCCGGTCTCGTCTTTCAGTAGAGCATTGTAGGTGGCATTGACCGATACGGCTACTTTCGAATTACCGAACGACCTCTCCAGCTCACCTCTCACTCTCGTACGCGAGCTCATGAAATCAAAAGGAGAAGAGCTGCGCACGGCATGGTAGGTATCCACGAATCCTTTGAATCCGTATCGGGCACTCCCCTCCCCTTCCTGTCCCCACAGCCGTGAGGAGTGGAAGAGAAGAATGGCCACGAACCAAATCAGAAGGCGTAGCACCACTGTGTTTTTCTTCACTTCCATAGTTTAGAGAGAGCCTTTCTCGAGAGAAGTAACAGTGAACTTCGATTCGTCGATCGGACGGTTAAACTCCGGTTTCTTAATCTCCAGTACAGTTCGATGCCCCGTCTGCACATTGGACATATTCATCTTTTGCGCCATCCAGAAGCCATCTATTTGGGCAATATCGGACAGCTCCAAAAGACGATGCAAGCGGTTCATCCTGTCATAGTATTCCACTCTGACAGGTATCAGGCAGTCCTGCCTGATCCAAGCGATTTTCTTGGAAAAGACATCGCGCTGATCTTTGGAGGTAGACTCCAGCTTCCAGCATTTATGCCCATCGAAAGTCTCTTCACCGAGGAGCTTGTGCGTATCCTCGTCCACATTGCGGCTGCCCATGTCATCATAGGTGAAGTCGCTGCCCATGAAGTAGTCTTTCTTGGCCGATGCTCCACTGATGCGACGGGTCTTCTTCATAGCAGGCAGGTAGAGCCATTTGTCATCATCCTTACCGATCTGATCATAATCCCATGTGAGGAAACCGGTGCCTTTGACATCGCCCGGATAGAGGAAAAACATAATAGTCTTCTTGTCTTTCTTATCCTTACCCATGTCAATGGAGTAAGAAATGAGTTTGCGCTCACGTACGGCTCCTCGTTTGTTGATGAGCTTCATAGTGAGTTCGGAGCGACGCGTATCACCGTCGGGGCGGTCTTTTACGCGCTGTGCTATGTCGCGCCCTGTCTGGGCGTAGATGCTGAAAGAGACCATTGCTACCATGGCTGTCATGAGGGTGGTCTTTGCCAATCGTTTCATCGTTTTCTGTTTTTGTTAGCTGTTCTATATTTAGTCTTCCCCATCTTTCAGGAAGGCAAAAATGTACAGGCATATGCCTAATCGGTAACCGTGTTCGGGAGAGATTGGTCTGCCGTCTTTTTTGAAACCGATACGGCAAAATCTTCTTTCCCGAATATTCGGAATCGTCGGAACAGGAGTGGCGTGATGCAGAGGTCTGCCAAAAGGGCTGTGAACATCCCTGCAACCGAGAGAATACCCATGTGTACGAAAGAGTGCCCCTTGGAAATGGTGTAAGCAGCAAAGTTGGCCGAGACGATCAGACTCGTGAGCACGATAGGTGTCCCAACGATCCGGAACGACTTGAGGACGGCTCCACGGTAATTACGCTGGCGGTCGAACTCCAAGTGCCCATGATTGAAGAAGTGAATGGTATCATCCACAGCCAAACCCAATATCATAGGCATGATCGTAGCAGTCATCATATCGAGCGGATAGTCCAGAATACCCATCAGACCTCCCACTACAATGGCAGGCATGATATTAGGGATAAGGCCTATCAGCCCTACACGAACACTACCGAAAACGACCATCATCAGCAGTCCGATGACAAGCAGAGAAAGGAGGAAAGAGGAAATCTGTCCACGCACCACATACTGCATCATCGTGGTGAACTGTGGCAGACTGCCCACCGGTGTAATCTCTGCTTCGGGGAAAAGCTTACGGGCATAATCGGTAATATCCTGCAATTCCCACTCGGCCTCACCCGAATTGTAAGAGGTCATTTCCACTTTCAGGCGCAGCCGTCTGTATTCGTAGTCTATCCAGCTTTCGGCCTCACTCCCCCCTGCATTCTCATATAGGAGGAGCTGCTGTGCCACCTCCTCCGCATCGCCGGGAATGCTATAGTATGCCTGATCCCCATCGTGCAAGGTCTGGTTCAGATCCTTGAGGATATTCAATATCGAAGTGGTACGCTTGGTAAGGGAATATGCCTCTGCATGGCGAGCGATGCTGTCGAGAGCACGAAGTGCTTCGGGG
This genomic stretch from Porphyromonas gingivalis ATCC 33277 harbors:
- a CDS encoding outer membrane lipoprotein-sorting protein encodes the protein MTAMVAMVSFSIYAQTGRDIAQRVKDRPDGDTRRSELTMKLINKRGAVRERKLISYSIDMGKDKKDKKTIMFFLYPGDVKGTGFLTWDYDQIGKDDDKWLYLPAMKKTRRISGASAKKDYFMGSDFTYDDMGSRNVDEDTHKLLGEETFDGHKCWKLESTSKDQRDVFSKKIAWIRQDCLIPVRVEYYDRMNRLHRLLELSDIAQIDGFWMAQKMNMSNVQTGHRTVLEIKKPEFNRPIDESKFTVTSLEKGSL
- a CDS encoding DUF1302 family protein; amino-acid sequence: MEVKKNTVVLRLLIWFVAILLFHSSRLWGQEGEGSARYGFKGFVDTYHAVRSSSPFDFMSSRTRVRGELERSFGNSKVAVSVNATYNALLKDETGLRLREAFFEHQEEHWGLRLGRQIVIWGAADGVRITDLISPMDMTEFLAQDYDDIRMPVNALRFSVFNESMKVEVVVLPVFEGYRLPVDPRNPWNIFSLSPIAQGMNIVWKEEAGKPAFKVANIEYGARWSTTLSGIDFALAALHTWNKMPVIEVQGIAPTEIIVSPRYYRMGFVGGDLSVPVGQFVFRGEAAFNIDKHFTYKSHAKQEGFQTINWLVGADWYAPGEWMISGQFSMESIFRYRDFISQRQHSTLITLNVSKKFFGSTLQLSDFTYYDLTGKGWFSRFAADYALNDQIHLMAGYDWFSSKGSGIFDRYKDNSELWFKARYSF